acagaaacacacacacacacacactgtacagcagTAGTGCCACCCTGTGGCAGATAAGTAAACAGCCGATCTAAACTGTTTCGTATACTGTCTTTAACATTACTACCACTGCCAAAGTTCTAGTTTTAGGAATACAAATATGTGATTGAGCTTGTTTTTCACCCAGGTCAGTATAAATGTTTGAAGTCAATCTGCATTATTAGACATGATCAGTGACTGTACCCGACTCTTTCGCAGTCTTATGATTGATATTTTATCCTTCAAACGATTTTACTACACTTCTTCTTCCCAACCACTTGATTTTCATAAACCCTCCACTCATCAACATCTTTAGGGAACAAAAATTATACTGCTAGTGGGCTGCAGCCTAAATGAAACCATCTTTGATGAATACAAGGGCAGCCTAGTTTAGTAAAAATACAACACTGGTGAAAACGGAatcgccaagagtgtgcaacaaATCATTGCATGAAAgaaagacagcctacagggaataAAAAACTATCACATTTTCCTCAGAATTAAAAAACGGGACTTTGTAAGTCCTAGGTCCTATGTGACATTTAATGTGCAACATGTGGGTCAGTGGGGGAAGATGGCAGTCCTTAGCGGAGCCACAAACTCGATACACGACATTCTGTTGATGAGAATCCATGGGAGTTGGAGTAAACCGGTCTGTATCCCGGAAATTGTTTAGGATTTGAGGTAAACGCTGCCGGGAGATGCTGTCGCCGCAAGAGAAAACAAGCGTAGAACCAGAAAAATAAAATCACAGAATCGAGGCCTATCGTGACAGGTACGGGAGATTTTCGAAAAAAgatttgtgtagatgctgtttctACAGATGTTTTGTTTAAATGGTTTTAACTAAGTGTATAGCTGACGATGCCATCAGCCAGATAGGCTAGCCGACTGATTAGCTGTAGCAATAGTGAATGTTTATGGGCAGTGGGTACCATAGCAACCGCTTAAGAAACATTATTAATGTAACTAGCCAGCCAGACATGCTAAAACGTGGAATTGAGAGTATACACTTGTATATACAATGTTTGCAATCGATATGATTTAGCTAGGCATCATTAAGAGTAATATTTTATTTTCTTTactgttttgtttttgttataTCGAACTGTCACTGTCGGTCTTTCTGACttcggtagctagctagccaatgttaggtATCTGAAAGCAATTGGCTAGTTACAGTAGTAACGTTCGTTAACAACTTTATCAGTTGGCAGGCTGGCCAGACAGCTAGCTAGTGGTGGCTGAGCTCAGTTAGCTAGCATGTGCTAACAAACTAGCCAACTAATGAGCCATCTGACTAACGTCaaatatctagctagctaaccctTTCATCTGTGCTACCACAATATTATTTTTGCTAAGGTAGTACAGGTTACAACCCCCACCAAAGTGAACAAAAACGGGTAACGTTACCCAGCAAGAATAAAGTATGTTTGGTGGTTATAATAACTTGCATAACCAATGTAGCTAGCTTTTTAGGCTGTCGCACTTTAAACAAGTAAAGTAGCTAACTAGATGTTTCGATACACATTGACTGAGTGTTAGTGACTATTCCGTACATAAACTTAGCCAAAAGTATCTTGGTTTTGCCCAGTTAGTCTTTCATTGTTATGTACATGGCTGGTAACATATTTGCTTGTATTGCAATCTAGCTCTACCAACCAACTATCCTAAATTACAGACAGTATAGGCCTAGTCCACAGTCTTGAAGAAATTGATAGCTAAGTGTTCAACAAAAGGCCATTGTATCTAGCTCCATTTCATGTCCCCTGAAATTGCTGGGCTTGGCTCAATGAGGGCCAGTTGCACTTCAGGAATTTTCATCTACTATGCATTTCCTGGAACTGAATGTGTGTACAGAAGAACAACTGTAATAATTTAGAGGCTCTTGTCtacatgtttgttttttcctTTTCAGTTAGCTGGTGATAGAATGGATGAAGACTGCAATGGCCATCCCTACATGTCAGGTATGGAGGGCAGGGCATGGACAGTCCTTTGTATTAGCTGACTTACTGACCTTATGGTTGAGAAATTATTGAGATGACTGAATAGAATGTCAGTAGGCCTgtgtggtgtgtctctgtgtgtgtgtggactgcaGGCAGTGGAGACTCTTCGAGGGAGTTTTCAGGGGCCGTGGGAGGCCGCACAGTGAGCACCCCCAACAGCCAGCACACTTCCCCCAGCCGTTCTCTTAGTGGTCAGTTCCAGTTAGTCAATTCCTTTGTTGTAGAAGTAGGGAACTTTATTATTCCCAAGGGAGCGTATGGTAGTTGGTTTTGTGGCTCAGATGTTTTTATTCAACTTTAGCAAGCACAGATGTGTCTGCTCTCATCATATGTCACTCTCATGGTctattcactgtctctctccagctAACTCCATCAAAGTGGAACTGTACAGTGACGAGGAGGTGGGCCGTGGCACAGGACCAGAGGATGAGAAAGGGGACAAGGTGGAGGAGGGGGATTCTgagcagggaggagaggcaggaggtggCTACAGGGAGCTGGCCAGTCCGGAGCCCATGTCACCAGGAGGTGCCACCCGGCTGCCCAATGGGAAACTCAAGTGTGACGTCTGTGGGATGATCTGCATTGGGCCCAATGTCCTCATGGTGCACAAACGCAGCCACACAGGTGACTGACCAATTAATTGAGTGTTTAGTCCTTTATACGATAAGATTAGTTTGCGGAGCAGATCTGCCCCGAAACCAGGTTGACATTGTGATTTGGGCAAGTGACTGGGAGTGAAACTGATTTCAAATTACTCAAACTGGTTTGAAATTTGGTTTGTTCGGGGTGTGTAAACGGGTATGTGCCTCCCCCAGGTGAGCGGCCATTCCAGTGCAATCAGTGTGGGGCCTCCTTTACACAGAAGGGGAACCTGCTGCGTCACATTAAGCTGCACTCAGGGGAGAAGCCCTTTAAATGTCCCTTCTGCAGCTATGCATGCCGCAGACGGGACGCTCTCACCGGCCACGTCCGCACTCACTCGGGTGAGAGGGATACACTTATTGTacacacattatcacacacacTTGGGTGAAGAAAATAGGGTCTGAGTTGAGCCTGTCAGTTCCTGTgcaaagtacacacacacacacacacacattctgtatgtactgtatttacGGTACGTTGACTTTGTCCCCAGTGTCGTCTCCCACAGTGGGAAAGCCCTATAAGTGTAGTTACTGTGGACGCAGCTACAAGCAGCAGAGCACCCTGGAAGAGCACCGCGAATGCTGCCACAGCTACCTACAGAGCCTGGAGACACAGAAGCCAGCCAGTGCTCACACTCAAGGTAGTGGCAAATAAACGCACACAGAGCAACCTATAGAGCCTTGATAACTTTGACATTTAAAtcacattcatacatacacaaacactgCATGTTACTGCTTTTATCTACGGTGTGATCATGTTTTCTATAGTAGAGGAGCTGAGGGACCTGGAGTTCATGCCTGACAACCTGCCACAACCTTCCTCAGACAAGATTACGTTCATCGATCGGCTGGCCAACAGCATCACCAAACGCAAGAGATTCACACCACAGAAATTTGTAGGTCAGCACATAATTGGAATGTGTAAAGGGGTGGGGTGAGCAAAGGcaccactctcacacacacacacacacacacacaggtaacacaaaGGGTACAACATCATTGATGAGATCAGgtgtctgtttaaaaaaaaaagaagacctACCTTCACCTCACTAGTTTCTCTGAGTTGTGGTACAGTGTGATTCCCTGCCTTCCATCTGCCCTGCAGGACAGAAGCACATGCGCCACAGTCTAGCTGACACGCCTTTCGAGCTCAGCGCCGCCTTTGACAAGGACGGGGAGAAACACCACGGTCTGGACCAGCCACACTACACCGTCCTGGGAGGAGGCTACCTGGGGGTGCCAGGAGCTGGTGGATCTGAAGGCCTCCAACCCCTATGGCTGccaccccctcacccctcctgcCTGTCAGAGCTCCGGCCAGTCATCAGCTCGGCTCACACCCCCATGGCGCCGCTGGGGCCGAGGCTGGACTGCATGGGGGCCGGGGCTGGCCTAGGGTCCACAGGAGTGGGGGGCAGGGAGGCTGCAGAGGGTCACGAGGACCTACCACTTGGCCGCAGCCACGCCCCTTCGCCTAGCAATGTTTGCCAGGACTCCACAGACACTGAGAGCATGCCGGATGAAGTGTTAAGCAATGTGGCGCCTGCCCTGCCTCTCCACAAcaacaatcaccacctccactccaACCACCACCCACCCCCTCCGCCCCTACTGCACCACAGGGGTAGGGACAGACACAGCCCAAGCCACgccagggagagggaagaggatggcAACTCTGCCACCCCCCAGCCCCAGGCTCCCCCACCTCCAGGGAGGCGTTTCGAGTGGTGGACGGAGAGGGGCACGTGTTGCGCTCCTTCCGCTGCGAGCACTGCCGCGTGCTCTTCCTGGACCACGTCATGTTCACCATCCACATGGGCTGCCACGGCTTCCGCCAGCCCTTTGAGTGCAACATCTGTGGCCATCGCAGCCAGGACCGCTACGAGTTCTCCTCGCACATTGTCCGCGGGGAGCACCTGCTAGACTGAGGGATGGCTGGGCAGGCCTCTGTACTtaggttttgtttgttttttttactctGAGAGAAGGGCCTGCTTGGGTTTGGTCTGCATCACAATAGGGGGTAGGGGTAGTACGAAACTGCTTTTAGTAAATTATTTGTGCAAAGGCGTTGATACTGTTACCACATAAACCTTGACTTCAAATAGGCACATTAGGTCAATTGCATCACTTTTAAAAAAGGAAAGAGAATCCTCACCACTCTGAATGCACTTTTCAAAATGCATGAATTCTTAATGAGAATCCTTATCCTCAAAGTGCCTTTCTCTGCTGTGGTctacctttcctctcttctcctggtaAAAACGGGGTGCACAACAGCGATGCTACCATCTAGACAATGTGATTTAAATGTGACATTTTGAGTTGTTTCGTCGACTGCACTGTAATCAATATTTTAACCAACATAAGAACAGTCAGGCTTCCTTGGAATTTGTCAAAGCTCTATTTGAAAAGCACTTAACGGATCTATTCCATTCCGTAACACACCTAGTCCCTGGGGGTGTggcagacagtgttgtttaagaTTGTGTGTAGATGGTATATATTACTGTTGGTCATTTATTTTAATAAGTTGCGGTGCAGACTGGACCCAGGATCCCAAGTTAAATGTTCAGAAGAGATTTGAGGGGTTGGCCTCAATGAGGAGTGCACTTTTGAATTTCAGTTtgggtatatgtgtgtatgtttgttatTTTGGAAGTTAAGTTAAATGAGAGTTTTAGGCTTTTAGCAGTGTGAATGTCGTGGAATGGGGTGCAGTATGTTTGTTTTGTTTCCTTTAATTGCTTTTGTTGCACTGAGATACCTGCTGAGATAATTTATATTTAAAGAAGATTACATTTATGGCCTGCACCTTTCTCTGTGCAACATGTTGAAAGAAATAAAACGTTTTTAAAACTCATTCCACAAAAGAAGAGAGCCACTGCCACTATTTTGGAGTTGACGTCAACAAAGGGCTGGGATGAGATTTTTGGCCATTTTAGGTCCTTGATATCCCACTGCTTTGTGTACTACAAAACAAACCTAAACATGATTATTATTTACAAGTGAGACTTAAAACAACAATTGTATATTCATTGTACTGTGCCTTTCATATGACGTTGACCTGGGGGACATGTATTAACAGCCTTGTCTTGCCAACATATATCTTTATGGATGAGAAGATGTAGTTATTTTGATGATATAACATGAAATATCCTGTCTGCCCCTGCTAAGTAGCCTGCCCATGCTGAATGAATTGCCCTTCACTAGTCACTTTGATTTGCACAGTCACTCATTTCTTAAGTAGCCTAATCATGTTGATGTAAATTGTATTACATCGTCCAAAAAGGaaataaacatgtttttaaaaaagCACTCGGGCATATAAAAGATTTTAAAATATCCGTTGATAAGTACATGTCCAGAAGATTGTCACCTGCTGCTAAGGCATAAATGAGTAGTGTGTGTGGTTGTCCACAGTCCTCTGTGGTTGAGATTGAGTACGTGGTTCTTCCGAAGTGACGTTGAAATGCTTATTCTTGTTCAATGATTTTCCTTTTTTCTCATTGGACTTGTTTTTATAGAGCACTGATGTTGGTAAACATTTTCCTTGGAATCATGACTCATAGATCCCTTTGGTCAACTTTGACTACCAAGATGTATAGTTTGTATTTTATTTTCCACAACAATGCTTTGCTCAAAGGAACTTGATGAATACGCACTTGTGAATTTAAAAAAAGCACTTACATTGAGAGATTAGGAAAGTGAGGCTAAGGGGTCAGTTAGGTCCTGATTGGTTTTGGCAGTTGCCTTACTTGTTTACCTAATCTCTTTGTCTTCACAGTGAATGAACTTGGAAGCCCGTGGGGTTTATAGCTCTTGATTAGGGCCCCAGAGTTTTCTATGGTCAAGCAAAACTACTGGCCCTACTTATGACACAGATGAAGTATGACAGACTGGAAAATCTGCCATGGGATTTCTTTATAAAATAAATGAAACTTTACCTCAGAATTGCCTCTGGTGGGGATAAAGGTTTGGTGAATGTTTATTTCTTTTGGTGGTTAATTTGACCTTTTATGTTTTGACAGCGACAGCTCTGTATCTTCACTATTtgatattttaatacattttaccaAAAAAGAAGGAATGTGGCTTTGAAGTGGAGTACAAGAAAATATCAGAAAAGATCTTAAACTATTTAATTACAGGGCATAGTTGCATTAATGTTAATCTGTACTGCTGTTCTAAATGTAATGCCTTATGAACGGATATTACTCTTCAAATTAGATCATATTTAGAATGTAAATAAAAAATGGTGTGATTATTGAACTGATGTGGAAGTTGTGCATCGTTTCACACTAATTCGAAGGGCAGGATCTCTCCAGATCTGTTGTTTCTCTTTAAAAATCGGTCTATTGTGCCTTACTCCCTGAGGTTCACTGTTTGAGGATGTTGGCTCAACATAGATTTGAGGACAGAACACTTGGTCCAGGGTCAATCTCAAGAAGAAGTAACAAATGTATGTGACAGATATTAGGGGGGGGGGAGACTTTAATGAGTGTTAATTATAGCTGTTTCACATCAGTCACCAATCCGACACCTAGCTACATTGACATGACCTTGTCGTTCCACAAACCAGGCTGATGGCACAGCACAAAACTCTAGCTTCTGACTCATCTCACAATAGCTTCCATTTACAAATGTGCTTGTGACTTTATTCATGTGTTATgatgcaaaaacatttttttctgtAAACCAAATGGCATGTACACAATAATGTACATTAactgccaaagattaaagtttgAGATGGCATGATCTATGTATGATATTACGGGTCTTTATAAGAATGAATTCTGCCTGTCCCAGAGTAGATAGATGGCTTGTTCTAACAGAGCTATATTAAAGAGCTTGTCAACTGAAATACTAGCAGAGATGTCTGGGCTTTGGTAAGTGTGAAAATGCCAATTCAGTTAACCTAACCAGACAAGGATAATATGACAGGATGTCTCATACTTGCCCTGGCAGTGACCAGTGCAGTTTCTCTTACATGAAATCCATTTTGACCAGAAGGTAAGCAAATCCTTGAAAAAAAGTAAAGGAGGTGATCCTGGATTGTATTCTTTGGTGTACTACACTGGATTGCCGTTATGCTTTCAAAACCTGGTGCATGTGGTAACAATGTGGTCTGCTAAACCTTAAAAGTTTTCACAAAAATCTAAAGGACAAATGAGTAAAGCTTATTTTGTATTTCCCCTTAAGTCACCCCAGCTTCAGAGAAAAATATTTTGTTACTGATGTGTGCTTGTTTTTGCCCTCGTTTCAATGTTCCTTTCCCTTTCAAGGTTTCTTGATTGCACTGTGTTTGTGTTCCCTTTGACTTGACTATCTGCTCTGTTACCTTTACTCCTGCCCCTGTGAATTGTGTGGATTCGCTTGAACTGCAGAGCCTTTTTCATGTACCATAATGTAATTAAGTATTTGTGTATCAAGATTAATCTACTGTAAATTTTGTACTGTATTGAAGGAGGGTATTCCAAATAAATACACTTGACTGGCTGATATTTTCTACAATGATAAGACATTCATATTTATAAAGATGTATATAAATGTTTTGCAAGTGAAAAATATATTCAAATCAATCTGTTTTACATGGGCTGTGGAGGAACTCTGGGTGGGCCACCCTGTAGAAAGAGAACACATTCCATCAGAACAGTATTCCACAATCACATCATGCAATAACAGCCAACGTTAGAGGAAAAGCAAGAATGGAAATGTCAGTTTCTGTATTTGACTGAGGATTCTCTCAATCCAAGCAGATATCTCAGACTTGAGGATTTGTGCAGGccacaggtgtcaaactcattccatgggttttcgctcctcccttgtacttgattgatccaTTACGGTCACTGATTATTTAGGAActccccctcacctggttgtgtaGGTCTTAATTGGAAAAAAttgaaagaaaataaagaaaactaGCACatagccctccatggaatgagtttgacattcATGATCACCATTTAATGGACATGGCAGAGCTTGGTGCTTGAGTATTCACAACTGGGCCTGAAGCGGGATGGTGGTGTGCGGTCCTTCCTGACCTCTGTGGAGTGGTTCCTGACCACCTTACAGTGGATGGCACAGCTCACGCAGTAGTGCAGTTTCACATAGAGTTTGGGCAAAACAGGCTTGCCAGAAGAAAGGATGTTTGAGTATGAAGTGTAATAAACCAAGGATCTGGTGGATCTAATCAAACAAAATACATGCTCCAGTGCCATTCAATGCTAGCATTACATGACTAGTTGCCCTCAGACCATTCAACAATCTACTCACATTCAAACACGCTAGCCTCTTGAGATATCTACGGCAGCAGCCTCAACAATGTTCCTG
This genomic window from Oncorhynchus nerka isolate Pitt River linkage group LG2, Oner_Uvic_2.0, whole genome shotgun sequence contains:
- the LOC115139888 gene encoding LOW QUALITY PROTEIN: zinc finger protein Eos-like (The sequence of the model RefSeq protein was modified relative to this genomic sequence to represent the inferred CDS: inserted 1 base in 1 codon) codes for the protein MDEDCNGHPYMSGSGDSSREFSGAVGGRTVSTPNSQHTSPSRSLSANSIKVELYSDEEVGRGTGPEDEKGDKVEEGDSEQGGEAGGGYRELASPEPMSPGGATRLPNGKLKCDVCGMICIGPNVLMVHKRSHTGERPFQCNQCGASFTQKGNLLRHIKLHSGEKPFKCPFCSYACRRRDALTGHVRTHSVSSPTVGKPYKCSYCGRSYKQQSTLEEHRECCHSYLQSLETQKPASAHTQVEELRDLEFMPDNLPQPSSDKITFIDRLANSITKRKRFTPQKFVGQKHMRHSLADTPFELSAAFDKDGEKHHGLDQPHYTVLGGGYLGVPGAGGSEGLQPLWLPPPHPSCLSELRPVISSAHTPMAPLGPRLDCMGAGAGLGSTGVGGREAAEGHEDLPLGRSHAPSPSNVCQDSTDTESMPDEVLSNVAPALPLHNNNHHLHSNHHPPPPPLLHHRGRDRHSPSHAREREEDGNSATPQPQXSPTSREAFRVVDGEGHVLRSFRCEHCRVLFLDHVMFTIHMGCHGFRQPFECNICGHRSQDRYEFSSHIVRGEHLLD